In one Hyphomicrobium sp. 99 genomic region, the following are encoded:
- a CDS encoding formate--tetrahydrofolate ligase, producing the protein MSVKSDIEIAREAKIKPIAEVAAKIGVPSHALIPYGWTKAKVSTDYINEIQSNKDGKVILVTAISPTPAGEGKTTTTVGLSDGLNYIGKKAIAALREPSLGPCFGVKGGAAGGGYAQVVPMEDINLHFTGDFHAITSAHNLLSALIDNHIYWGNALGIDQRRIGWKRVLDMNDRALRSIVNSLGGVSNGFPREDGFDITVASEVMAILCLSKDLKDLENRLGNIIVAYTRDKKPIRARDLKADGAMTVLLKDALQPNLVQTLENNPAFIHGGPFANIAHGCNSVLATKTAMKLADYVVTEAGFGADLGAEKFFDIKCRKAGISPSAVVIVATVRALKMHGGVAKDDLKHENAAAVAKGCENLKRHIENVNKFGVPAVVAVNKFITDTDAEIAEVQKAAESMGTKAFLCTHWADGGKGTEALAHHVVKVIDEGKANFKPLYPDDMKLRDKVKTIATEIYRAADISCDASVETQFKDFEAAGFGHFPVCMAKTQYSFSTDPTKRGAPTGHIVPIRELRLSAGAEFIVVVTGEIMTMPGLPKVPAADSIRLDDKGQIQGLF; encoded by the coding sequence GTGTCTGTGAAGTCCGACATAGAGATTGCGCGCGAAGCGAAAATAAAGCCCATCGCCGAAGTCGCAGCCAAAATCGGCGTGCCGTCGCATGCGCTCATTCCCTACGGCTGGACCAAGGCGAAGGTCTCGACCGATTACATAAATGAGATTCAGTCGAATAAAGATGGCAAGGTCATCCTCGTCACCGCCATCAGCCCGACGCCGGCCGGCGAAGGCAAGACGACGACGACGGTCGGCTTGAGCGATGGCCTTAACTATATCGGCAAGAAGGCGATCGCGGCGCTACGCGAACCCTCGCTAGGGCCCTGCTTCGGCGTGAAGGGCGGCGCGGCCGGCGGCGGCTACGCCCAGGTCGTGCCGATGGAAGACATCAATCTCCATTTCACCGGCGACTTCCACGCCATCACGAGCGCGCACAATCTGCTCTCGGCCTTGATCGACAACCACATCTACTGGGGCAACGCGCTCGGCATCGATCAGCGCCGCATCGGCTGGAAGCGCGTGCTCGACATGAACGATCGGGCGCTGCGCTCGATCGTCAATTCCTTGGGCGGCGTCTCGAACGGCTTCCCGCGCGAGGACGGATTCGACATCACCGTCGCCTCCGAAGTCATGGCGATCCTCTGCCTGTCGAAGGATCTGAAAGACCTTGAAAACCGTCTCGGCAACATCATCGTCGCCTACACGCGCGATAAGAAGCCGATCCGCGCCCGCGACCTCAAGGCCGACGGCGCGATGACGGTGCTGCTGAAGGACGCCCTGCAGCCGAACCTGGTGCAGACGCTCGAAAACAATCCGGCCTTCATCCACGGCGGTCCGTTCGCGAACATCGCGCACGGCTGCAACTCGGTGCTGGCGACGAAGACGGCGATGAAGCTTGCCGATTACGTCGTCACAGAAGCCGGCTTCGGCGCCGACCTCGGCGCCGAGAAGTTCTTCGACATCAAGTGCCGCAAGGCCGGCATTTCGCCGTCCGCCGTCGTCATCGTCGCCACCGTTCGCGCGCTCAAGATGCACGGCGGCGTCGCCAAGGATGACCTCAAGCATGAGAACGCCGCGGCCGTCGCTAAGGGCTGCGAAAACCTGAAGCGCCACATCGAAAACGTGAACAAGTTCGGCGTGCCGGCCGTCGTCGCCGTCAACAAGTTCATCACCGACACCGACGCCGAGATCGCGGAAGTGCAGAAGGCCGCCGAAAGCATGGGCACGAAGGCGTTCCTGTGCACGCACTGGGCCGATGGCGGCAAGGGCACGGAGGCGCTGGCGCATCACGTCGTCAAGGTCATCGACGAAGGCAAGGCGAACTTCAAGCCGCTCTATCCGGACGACATGAAGCTGCGCGACAAGGTGAAGACGATCGCGACGGAAATCTATCGCGCCGCCGACATCTCGTGCGATGCGAGCGTCGAAACCCAGTTCAAGGATTTCGAGGCCGCAGGCTTCGGGCATTTCCCGGTCTGCATGGCAAAGACGCAGTATTCGTTCTCGACCGACCCGACGAAGCGCGGCGCCCCGACGGGCCACATCGTGCCCATTCGTGAGCTTCGGCTGTCGGCCGGCGCCGAGTTCATCGTCGTCGTCACCGGCGAGATCATGACGATGCCGGGCTTGCCGAAAGTGCCAGCCGCAGACTCGATCCGCCTCGACGACAAGGGCCAGATTCAGGGCTTGTTCTAA
- a CDS encoding MFS transporter, with product MRLLPILAASCFVSSMSMRILDPVVPDISRDLSIDTASVAMLASFFAFPYALAQPVLGALGDGFGKSRIIKIALLIVALCLAASAAAPTFDMLAFARLVGGAAAGGIIPLAFALVGDAFPMIERQIALSRVLTAIIAGNLAGLIGAGFVAAEFGWRISTLTASGLALTALVVTVWGLKPPTPARPVVRARGEFFDGYRAVFANPRSIVCFSAVFVEGIVIFGLFPYVAALLEQRGAGGLKEAGIVLSGFAIGGFIYTFMVRLMLGRLGLYNLIMSGGIISGLGLAMLSLGTSWPAEMAMFVIVGVGFYMIHNSLQTQATELAPRYRASGVAAHSFFVFLGQAFGPLAYGFGLANAGTLWTMVTAGSLMGLLGVVTAWGLKSRAASPVPGGADPART from the coding sequence ATGCGCCTTCTCCCCATTCTTGCCGCAAGCTGTTTCGTCAGTTCGATGTCGATGCGGATCCTCGATCCCGTCGTGCCGGACATCTCGCGCGACCTCAGCATCGATACCGCTTCCGTCGCGATGCTCGCGTCGTTCTTCGCCTTTCCCTATGCGCTCGCCCAGCCCGTGCTCGGAGCGTTGGGCGACGGCTTCGGCAAGTCTCGCATCATCAAGATCGCGCTGCTGATCGTTGCCCTGTGTCTGGCGGCCTCCGCCGCAGCGCCAACCTTCGATATGCTTGCCTTCGCCCGCCTCGTCGGTGGAGCGGCCGCGGGCGGGATCATTCCGTTGGCGTTTGCACTCGTCGGCGACGCATTCCCGATGATCGAGCGGCAGATCGCATTGTCCCGTGTTTTGACCGCGATCATCGCCGGCAATCTCGCGGGTCTGATCGGCGCCGGTTTCGTGGCAGCTGAGTTCGGCTGGCGGATCTCCACTTTGACCGCATCGGGTTTGGCGCTGACGGCTCTTGTCGTGACGGTGTGGGGATTGAAGCCGCCCACTCCCGCTCGACCTGTGGTGCGAGCACGCGGCGAGTTCTTCGACGGCTATCGGGCGGTCTTCGCCAATCCAAGATCCATCGTTTGCTTCTCAGCCGTGTTCGTTGAAGGCATCGTGATCTTCGGGCTCTTCCCTTACGTCGCGGCTCTGCTCGAGCAGCGTGGCGCCGGAGGCCTGAAGGAAGCTGGCATCGTCCTCTCGGGCTTCGCGATCGGCGGCTTCATCTACACCTTCATGGTGCGGCTGATGCTGGGACGGCTTGGTCTTTACAACCTGATCATGTCAGGCGGCATCATCTCTGGCCTCGGACTGGCCATGCTGTCGTTAGGCACGTCTTGGCCCGCGGAAATGGCGATGTTCGTCATCGTCGGCGTCGGCTTCTACATGATCCATAACTCGCTTCAGACGCAGGCGACCGAACTCGCACCTCGCTATCGCGCCTCAGGCGTTGCCGCGCATTCGTTCTTCGTGTTCTTGGGCCAGGCCTTCGGTCCGCTGGCGTACGGGTTCGGTCTCGCCAATGCCGGCACGCTTTGGACGATGGTGACCGCGGGTAGCCTGATGGGCCTGCTCGGCGTCGTCACCGCTTGGGGCTTGAAATCGAGAGCGGCATCGCCTGTCCCGGGTGGCGCCGATCCGGCCCGGACTTAG
- a CDS encoding circularly permuted type 2 ATP-grasp protein, with protein MNGFGGEVRAPYRALADWLGVQHLDTLRQKSAEAEVLFRRSGITFAVYGAEEAGERLIPFDILPRIIAAEEWRRLELGIEQRVRALNAFLYDIYHRQEILKAGKIPEELITQNSAFLPEMIGVDPPRGVYSHIIGVDLVRTGENDFMVLEDNTRTPSGVSYMLENRETMMHLFPDLFSRNRVRPVENYPDALLKTLESVAPGNLDAEPTIALLTPGVYNSAYFEHSFLADQMGVELVESTDLVVIDGLLRMKTTEGLKRVDVLYRRVDDDFLDPLVFDPTSLLGVPGIFDVYRSGRVTIVNAPGAGIADDKAIYSYIPAIIEFYTGKSPILPNVETYNCREPSSLKYVLEHLAELVVKEVHGSGGYGMLVGPKSTKEQIEAFRAKLIANPTNYIAQPTLALSTCPTLADSSVSARHLDLRPFVLIGDQVRLMPGGLTRVALKKGSLVVNSSQGGGTKDTWVLQE; from the coding sequence ATGAACGGCTTTGGCGGTGAAGTTCGCGCTCCTTATCGCGCGCTCGCCGATTGGCTAGGCGTCCAGCACCTCGATACGCTTCGACAAAAGTCGGCCGAGGCGGAGGTGCTCTTTCGCCGGTCCGGCATCACCTTTGCCGTCTATGGCGCCGAGGAAGCTGGCGAGCGCCTCATCCCCTTCGATATCCTTCCCCGTATCATCGCCGCCGAGGAATGGCGCCGTCTCGAACTCGGCATCGAACAGCGCGTCAGAGCGCTCAATGCGTTTTTGTACGACATCTACCACCGTCAGGAGATCCTGAAGGCTGGCAAGATTCCCGAAGAGCTCATTACGCAGAACTCGGCCTTCCTGCCCGAGATGATCGGCGTAGACCCGCCGCGCGGTGTCTACAGTCACATCATCGGCGTCGATCTCGTCCGCACCGGCGAAAACGATTTCATGGTTCTCGAGGACAATACGCGCACCCCGTCCGGTGTCTCCTACATGCTGGAGAACCGCGAGACGATGATGCATCTCTTCCCCGACCTCTTCAGCCGCAATCGCGTGCGGCCGGTCGAAAATTATCCTGACGCCCTGCTGAAGACCCTCGAAAGCGTCGCGCCTGGAAATCTCGATGCCGAGCCGACGATCGCGCTGCTGACGCCGGGCGTTTACAACAGCGCCTATTTCGAACACTCGTTCCTCGCCGACCAGATGGGCGTCGAACTTGTCGAAAGCACCGATCTCGTCGTTATCGACGGTCTTCTTCGGATGAAGACGACCGAGGGGTTGAAACGCGTCGACGTGCTTTACCGGCGCGTCGATGACGATTTCCTCGATCCGCTTGTATTCGATCCGACGTCGCTGCTTGGCGTGCCGGGAATATTCGATGTCTATCGCTCCGGCCGGGTGACGATCGTCAACGCACCGGGGGCGGGCATCGCCGATGATAAGGCGATCTACAGCTACATCCCGGCGATTATCGAGTTCTATACCGGCAAGTCTCCGATCCTCCCCAATGTCGAGACATACAACTGCCGTGAACCGTCGAGCCTCAAGTATGTACTCGAACATCTCGCCGAACTTGTCGTCAAGGAAGTTCACGGTTCCGGCGGCTACGGCATGCTCGTCGGCCCGAAGTCGACCAAAGAGCAGATCGAAGCTTTCAGGGCGAAGCTGATCGCCAATCCGACGAATTATATCGCCCAGCCGACGCTTGCGCTTTCGACATGCCCAACGCTCGCCGACTCGAGCGTTTCAGCACGGCATCTCGACTTGCGCCCATTCGTGCTCATTGGCGATCAGGTGCGGCTGATGCCGGGAGGGTTGACCCGCGTTGCTCTTAAAAAGGGCTCGCTGGTTGTCAACTCGAGCCAAGGCGGCGGCACCAAGGATACTTGGGTGCTGCAGGAATAG
- a CDS encoding alpha-E domain-containing protein, protein MLGRTANDLYWLSRYIERAENIARLLEVGYRIVLLPREGESFHEEWRSTLESAGCLQGYVQRHGELMSQNVIDYMLFDTSNPSSIASCLASARRNGRAQRTALTREMWESLNSAWLEFSAIRPATVTSNSLPELLDWVRSRSALYRGALLNTILRNDTYYFSQVGTFIERADSTARILDVKYYHLLPSSEMVGSEKDNYQWAALLRSVSAHRSYRWVFKDHYRPLKIADFMILNRQMPRSLRSCYDELTAALRDLAVFYGIRHDCQTTAEATRDLLLEADMRNIFQSGLHEFVQDFIGRNNKLGNEISAAYHFSD, encoded by the coding sequence ATGCTTGGACGTACGGCAAACGATCTCTACTGGCTGTCGCGTTATATCGAGCGCGCGGAAAACATCGCGCGTCTTCTCGAGGTCGGCTATCGCATCGTGCTTCTACCGCGCGAGGGCGAAAGCTTTCACGAGGAATGGCGATCGACGCTTGAAAGCGCGGGCTGCCTCCAGGGCTACGTGCAGCGGCACGGCGAGCTCATGTCGCAAAACGTCATCGACTACATGCTGTTCGATACGTCGAATCCGTCGAGCATAGCATCATGCCTCGCAAGCGCGCGTCGCAACGGCCGCGCACAGCGCACGGCTCTGACGCGCGAAATGTGGGAAAGCCTGAACAGCGCCTGGCTCGAATTCTCCGCGATCCGCCCCGCGACCGTCACGTCGAATTCACTTCCCGAGCTTCTTGATTGGGTGCGCTCGCGCTCCGCGCTCTATCGCGGCGCTTTGCTGAACACGATCCTGCGAAACGATACATATTATTTCAGCCAGGTCGGCACGTTCATCGAGCGCGCCGACAGCACCGCGCGCATCCTCGACGTCAAATATTATCATCTCTTGCCGTCGAGCGAGATGGTGGGTAGCGAAAAGGACAATTATCAGTGGGCGGCGCTGTTGCGCTCGGTGTCGGCGCACCGCAGCTATCGTTGGGTCTTTAAGGATCACTACCGCCCGCTCAAGATCGCGGATTTCATGATCTTGAATCGCCAGATGCCGCGGTCCCTTCGCTCATGCTATGATGAGTTGACGGCGGCTCTTCGGGACCTAGCCGTGTTTTATGGTATTCGGCACGATTGCCAAACGACAGCTGAGGCGACGCGCGATCTCTTGCTCGAAGCCGACATGCGCAACATTTTCCAATCCGGACTGCATGAGTTCGTGCAGGATTTCATAGGACGCAACAACAAGCTCGGTAACGAGATCTCCGCCGCTTATCATTTTAGCGATTGA
- a CDS encoding transglutaminase family protein yields the protein MRISIGHVSRYVYSEPTRYSILALRLTPPSFQGQRVVEWRVSAPGVDAVKGFRDGFGNLVQLASFTEEHSETLIIAKGVVDTEDRAGVVRGLADPAPVRVYRRQTAKTTATDEIRALCRAAGAKLDIRGMHNLMHAVRDAVDYKIGATNAHTTAAEALAEGKGVCQDHAHVFIAAARSLNIPARYVSGYFLSGAGEPSDANHAWAEVWLEGLGWVGFDPANRICPTEKYVRLASGLDATYAAPIRGTRKGIANEELDVIVEVQQQSSQQQ from the coding sequence ATGCGCATTTCGATTGGGCATGTGTCGCGTTACGTTTACAGCGAGCCGACACGATATTCCATTCTGGCTCTGCGCCTCACGCCGCCATCATTTCAAGGCCAGCGCGTCGTCGAATGGCGCGTCAGCGCTCCCGGCGTCGACGCGGTAAAAGGCTTTCGCGACGGATTTGGCAACCTAGTCCAGCTTGCGAGCTTCACGGAGGAACACTCTGAAACTCTGATCATCGCGAAGGGTGTCGTCGATACGGAAGATCGCGCAGGTGTCGTGCGCGGATTGGCCGATCCGGCGCCGGTCAGGGTTTATCGCCGCCAGACTGCGAAGACGACGGCAACCGACGAAATTCGTGCGCTCTGCCGCGCCGCAGGCGCTAAGCTCGACATCCGCGGAATGCATAATCTGATGCATGCCGTACGCGACGCCGTAGACTACAAAATCGGTGCGACAAACGCGCATACCACCGCAGCCGAGGCATTGGCGGAAGGCAAGGGCGTCTGTCAGGATCACGCGCACGTCTTCATCGCGGCCGCGCGATCGCTCAATATTCCGGCCCGCTACGTAAGCGGCTATTTCCTATCCGGCGCGGGCGAACCCTCCGACGCTAACCATGCGTGGGCGGAAGTCTGGCTTGAAGGGCTAGGATGGGTTGGCTTTGACCCGGCTAATCGGATATGTCCCACCGAGAAGTACGTGCGGCTCGCTTCGGGGCTGGACGCGACATACGCGGCTCCCATTCGCGGCACCCGTAAGGGCATCGCGAACGAAGAGCTTGACGTCATCGTCGAGGTTCAGCAGCAGAGCAGCCAGCAACAGTAG
- a CDS encoding peptidase — protein MTYAVALRLEAGLVFAADTRTNAGVDNIAQYKKLQLWRRPDDRVLVLLAAGNLAVTQAVVSLLNEHLAEETGEDSATLYTAPNMYRAARVVGDAIREARRIDGAALEASKLGFNTNFIFGGQIKGERPRLFQIYPEGNFIEATDDTPFFQIGEHKYGKPILDRVARSDMRLGEAAKLILLSFDSTLRSNLSVGMPIDLVMYERDTLDGTREKRISADDEYFRNLSSAWSDALRQAFSKIEEFDV, from the coding sequence ATGACATACGCGGTAGCGTTGCGGCTCGAGGCCGGGCTCGTGTTTGCCGCCGATACCCGAACGAATGCGGGCGTCGACAACATTGCCCAATATAAAAAGCTCCAACTCTGGCGCCGCCCGGACGACCGCGTGCTCGTTCTCCTGGCCGCAGGCAATCTTGCCGTCACCCAGGCCGTCGTCAGTCTGCTGAATGAGCATCTGGCGGAAGAGACGGGTGAAGATTCAGCGACGCTCTATACGGCGCCAAACATGTATCGCGCCGCGCGCGTTGTTGGGGACGCTATTCGCGAAGCACGTCGCATCGATGGCGCGGCGCTCGAGGCGAGCAAGCTCGGCTTCAACACGAACTTTATCTTCGGCGGCCAGATCAAAGGCGAACGACCGCGCCTCTTTCAGATCTATCCGGAAGGAAATTTCATCGAGGCGACGGACGACACGCCATTCTTTCAAATTGGCGAGCACAAGTACGGCAAGCCGATTCTCGATCGCGTCGCGCGTTCGGACATGCGTCTCGGCGAGGCCGCAAAGCTGATACTTTTGTCGTTCGATTCCACGCTTCGATCGAACCTATCCGTCGGCATGCCGATCGATCTCGTCATGTACGAGCGTGATACCTTGGACGGAACGCGCGAGAAGCGCATCAGCGCGGACGACGAATATTTCCGCAACCTTTCGAGTGCCTGGTCCGATGCGCTGCGTCAGGCCTTCTCCAAGATCGAGGAGTTTGACGTCTGA
- a CDS encoding class 1 fructose-bisphosphatase has translation MGFPTLKEHLSNWTLDGRTRGQVADTILAIAEASARLSEVVGRGALGGKLGRVVARAGELDEQKEVDVLANGMIIDALKSQPVAALATEEAEKPVAIQNDAPLLVATDPLDGSSNVDANVSVGTIFSILPRHPSSTGEAAFLRPGSHQLAAGFFVYGPQTVLALTVGHGTQIFTLDRETRTFHLTTRNVAIPPEADEYAINASNARHWDDPIRIYIHDCENGENGPRGHDFNMRWTGSPVADIYRILSRGGIYLYPGDRRKGFHQGRIRLIYEANPLSWIVEQAGGRATTGRDRVLDVVPAALHQKTPLICGSRDEVDRVMRIYSGQEFKGERSPLFGRRGLFRALP, from the coding sequence ATGGGCTTCCCGACACTAAAGGAACATCTCTCGAATTGGACGCTGGATGGCCGCACGCGTGGGCAGGTGGCAGACACCATTCTCGCCATCGCTGAAGCGAGCGCGCGTCTTTCGGAAGTCGTCGGACGGGGAGCACTCGGCGGAAAGCTCGGTCGCGTCGTCGCGCGTGCCGGCGAGCTCGACGAGCAGAAAGAAGTCGACGTCCTCGCCAATGGCATGATCATCGATGCGTTGAAATCTCAGCCCGTCGCGGCGCTTGCGACAGAGGAAGCCGAAAAACCCGTCGCGATCCAAAACGATGCGCCCCTTTTGGTCGCGACCGATCCGCTGGACGGTTCCTCGAATGTCGACGCCAACGTCTCAGTCGGCACGATCTTCTCTATCCTTCCGCGCCATCCGTCGTCGACGGGCGAGGCAGCATTTTTGCGGCCGGGCTCACATCAGCTTGCGGCGGGCTTCTTCGTGTATGGCCCACAAACGGTCTTGGCGCTGACGGTCGGCCACGGCACTCAAATCTTCACCCTCGATAGGGAAACCCGAACCTTCCATCTGACGACGCGCAATGTCGCGATTCCGCCGGAAGCTGACGAGTACGCAATTAACGCTTCCAATGCTCGCCACTGGGATGATCCCATCCGCATCTATATCCACGACTGTGAAAACGGCGAGAACGGACCCCGCGGCCACGATTTCAATATGCGGTGGACGGGCTCGCCGGTTGCCGACATTTACCGGATCCTCTCCCGTGGCGGCATTTACCTTTATCCCGGCGACCGCCGGAAAGGGTTCCACCAGGGTCGCATTCGGTTGATTTACGAAGCCAACCCGTTGAGCTGGATCGTGGAGCAGGCAGGCGGACGAGCAACGACTGGAAGAGATCGCGTGTTGGACGTCGTGCCGGCCGCGCTCCACCAGAAAACGCCGCTGATCTGCGGCTCTCGCGATGAGGTGGATCGAGTTATGCGCATATACAGCGGCCAGGAATTCAAGGGTGAGCGCTCGCCGCTATTCGGTCGGCGGGGTTTGTTCCGCGCGTTGCCGTGA
- a CDS encoding phosphoribulokinase, which produces MSIKHPIISVTGSSGAGTTSVRQTFETIFRREHVRAAFVQGDAFHRYDRCGMEKAMKAAAKRGNHNFSHFGLEANLIEELETLFRTYSESGKGLIRHYVHDDVEERALGAPVGSFTPWTEIEPDTDLLMYEGLHGAIVTGGCDVARHADLKIGVVPVINLEWIQKIQRDRTERGYTTEDVTQSILRRMPDYVQYICPQFTQTDINFQRIPTVDTSNPFIARWIPTPDESMVIIRFKEPRGIDFAYLLSMIHDSFMSRANSIVIPGSKLDLAMQLILTPLILQLVERRRRVM; this is translated from the coding sequence ATGTCGATTAAGCATCCGATCATATCCGTCACCGGTTCTTCAGGCGCGGGAACGACGTCGGTACGGCAAACCTTCGAAACCATTTTCCGCCGCGAACACGTGCGGGCCGCCTTCGTCCAGGGCGACGCCTTTCACCGCTACGATCGCTGCGGCATGGAAAAGGCGATGAAGGCAGCAGCGAAGCGCGGCAATCATAATTTCAGCCACTTCGGCCTCGAGGCCAATCTGATCGAGGAGCTCGAAACGCTCTTTCGCACGTACTCCGAAAGCGGCAAGGGTCTTATTCGCCATTATGTGCATGACGATGTGGAAGAGCGTGCGCTCGGCGCGCCCGTCGGCAGCTTTACGCCTTGGACGGAGATCGAGCCCGACACCGATCTTTTGATGTACGAAGGCCTCCACGGCGCCATCGTCACCGGAGGTTGCGATGTTGCGCGCCACGCCGACCTGAAGATCGGCGTCGTGCCGGTGATCAATCTCGAATGGATTCAGAAGATCCAGCGCGACCGTACCGAGCGCGGCTATACGACCGAGGATGTGACGCAATCGATCCTCAGGCGCATGCCTGACTACGTGCAGTACATCTGCCCGCAGTTCACGCAGACCGACATCAATTTTCAGCGAATTCCGACGGTCGATACATCGAACCCGTTCATTGCGCGCTGGATACCAACCCCCGATGAATCGATGGTAATCATCCGCTTCAAGGAGCCGCGCGGCATCGATTTCGCGTATCTTCTGTCGATGATCCACGACAGCTTCATGTCGCGTGCCAATTCCATCGTCATTCCTGGTAGTAAGCTCGATCTTGCCATGCAACTCATTCTAACGCCGCTCATTCTACAACTTGTCGAGCGCCGCCGCCGAGTGATGTGA
- the rpe gene encoding ribulose-phosphate 3-epimerase — MSRPLLIAPSILSADFSKLGDEIRAVDAAGADWIHCDVMDGHFVPNITYGAPVIKAVRGASKKIFDVHLMIAPADPYLADFAAAGVDIITVHAEAGPHLDRSLQAIRALGKKAGVSLNPSTPESVIEYVLDRLDLILVMSVNPGFGGQSFIPAVVEKIRRVKAMVGSRPIDIEVDGGVTPETARQVVEAGANVLVAGSAVFKGGTEQSYRANMDAIRNATRLEV; from the coding sequence GTGTCCCGCCCTCTCTTGATCGCCCCGTCCATTCTCTCGGCCGACTTCAGCAAGCTCGGCGACGAAATCCGCGCCGTTGACGCAGCAGGCGCCGATTGGATCCACTGCGATGTGATGGATGGACATTTCGTACCGAACATCACCTATGGCGCCCCGGTCATAAAGGCCGTGCGCGGCGCATCGAAAAAAATCTTCGACGTGCATTTGATGATCGCGCCCGCTGATCCCTATCTGGCGGACTTCGCCGCCGCTGGCGTCGATATCATCACGGTCCACGCGGAAGCTGGCCCGCATCTCGATCGTTCCTTGCAGGCTATACGAGCGCTGGGCAAGAAAGCCGGTGTGTCGCTCAATCCGTCGACGCCCGAAAGCGTTATTGAATATGTTCTCGACCGTCTCGATCTCATCCTGGTGATGAGCGTCAACCCGGGCTTCGGCGGCCAATCGTTCATCCCGGCCGTCGTCGAGAAAATTCGCCGCGTGAAGGCGATGGTCGGTTCGCGCCCCATCGATATCGAGGTTGATGGCGGAGTGACGCCGGAGACCGCACGTCAGGTCGTCGAAGCCGGTGCCAACGTCCTGGTGGCAGGTTCGGCCGTCTTCAAAGGCGGCACCGAACAAAGCTATCGCGCCAACATGGATGCCATCAGAAACGCGACGCGGCTCGAGGTCTAA